The genomic segment AACTAACACCATGTTTTTGTTGCACTtaaattttaggagaaaaagcaaaggaaCTACCAAAGGGatttctttagaaaacagtttcCTGGGGATAACTATGGTCTGATAGACTCAGCCCAGTTTCTTATACTAGCTACAGTACCGTACAAAGAATTGAAGTTCTCAGTTATGTTTCTGAGCTAAGTCAAATTAAAGAAAGATCATCCACTCTTTTCAGACAGATATGAGAAGAAAAGGttgcattattttcaaaatgctatGCTTAGCAAAAAGCTTTTTAGGAACAAATACGGAAACAGAAATACTTTTGGTAAACCTGGTAAATCCTACAAGAATGAGTTCCCTAGTAAGAGGATCGTATTTTACACCTTTGTATCGCCATCAGTACCTTGTACTATGAATTTATTTGCCTTTAGTTTATcaggaaaattaaatttctgagAAAAACTTCATTCATCAAGCCTTCTTGTTAATCTAGACTTAtgtcctttaaattattttgcacatAATTCATTTCACTGACTATAGCTTCTCAAAATGGATAGTATGTCCAAGTACCTACTGTATATTcttgcattttgaaatattttcttgaattctttggAAATGTGCCAAGACAGATGTTGGTTGCATGAAAAGTATTTATTACTTGAAACTAGCCAATGATATTCATAGTACTTGTTGAGATAACCTATGATTTTCAAAGAAGGTTGTAAATCATGACTCTGAGATATACCTACCTTGATGCTATAATTAGTCCTTACCGTGAGGAAAAGTATAAATGTCCTTAGCATCTTTCTGGTGTACTTTAGGATCCTGGCCTTTGGGCCCACCTATTTCTTGGTATGGTTCTGGAAAGCATTCATTAGGCACAACCTTATTTTCATATATCTTAGTAGAGAGGTCTTCAGGCCCCAGTGTTTCTTGGTTAATTTCAGGTGAATATTCTTGGAGCCCAGGTGTTTCTTGGTATATTTTAGGTGAATATTTTCCAGGTGCAGGTGTTTCTTGATATGTTTCAGGTGAATATTCTTCAGGCTGAGGTGTTTCTTGGATTGCTTTATGGGAGGGGGCTCTAGGCACAGtaatttctttgtatgtcttaTGAGAAGAGTGTTCAGATTCAACTGTTTCTGGGTATGTTTTTGTAGAAAGGTCTTTGGGCACAGCTATTTCTTGTGTTTTAGGAGAGAAGCCTTCATTCTCAGCTATTTCTTGATCTGATTCAGCACTGTATTGCTCCGGTTCATCTGGTTTTTGGTACATGTCAAGAGTTGTAGGCACATCTGGTTTGGGATATGCTTCGGGAGAGCATCCCTGCAGGTCAACTATGTGATCAGAGGTTGTACACGGAAGAGCTTTGGGTACAGCTGTTTCTTGGCACATTTTAGGAGCGAGGTCTTCAGGTTCAGCTGTATCCTGGCACATTTTGAGAGGACGGTCTTGAAGTACAGCTATTTCTTGACTCATTTTAGGAGTGTGGTCTTCAGGTTCAGCTGTATCCTGGCACATTTTGAGAGGATGGTCTTCAAGTACAGCTATTTCTTGACACATTTTAGGAGTGTGGTTTTCAGGGTCAGCTATTTGTTTGCATGTTTCAGAAGAATGGTTTTGTACTACTACTTCTTGGTACTCAGAAGAATTTTCCTGATTTATAATGCT from the Eulemur rufifrons isolate Redbay chromosome 7, OSU_ERuf_1, whole genome shotgun sequence genome contains:
- the HEMGN gene encoding hemogen; the encoded protein is MDLGKDGSHVKHHQTSDPHQEENHTPEVIGSWSLRNREQLRKRKAESQENQTSQWLFGEQKKRKWQRTGKGNQRGRKRQQNTELKVEPQSQMEKEIMEQALAPPEKETELPGSVSEALPSVAFPQNVVPKEHFSGIHQESIINQENSSEYQEVVVQNHSSETCKQIADPENHTPKMCQEIAVLEDHPLKMCQDTAEPEDHTPKMSQEIAVLQDRPLKMCQDTAEPEDLAPKMCQETAVPKALPCTTSDHIVDLQGCSPEAYPKPDVPTTLDMYQKPDEPEQYSAESDQEIAENEGFSPKTQEIAVPKDLSTKTYPETVESEHSSHKTYKEITVPRAPSHKAIQETPQPEEYSPETYQETPAPGKYSPKIYQETPGLQEYSPEINQETLGPEDLSTKIYENKVVPNECFPEPYQEIGGPKGQDPKVHQKDAKDIYTFPHEVKEKPKAEEPEIPAILNIPQEISPENDVYSYVLF